gaccgttagatttaactgaccaagtttggtgttgatctgaataaatctctaggaggagtttgttaaagtacaacccctgaaaatggcaaaaacaacgccaattttgcagagaaaattctaaataactgacttcctgttgggattcggatttttttgaaggtattggtgtgttacatgtgtgtactgatttttgtacatgtacgtgaaacggagctcgaggcgcgctatgttgaaagtgtataggtggcgctattgagcgattttgccacacccgatggaaaattggcctacagatgtgttcaggccaggactcttatcacacatgtgaagtttggggaagatcggacattttatgcctgagttataacatcttttattcccatggcgagacatcgaattttgtcacggcgccatggacacgccttttaacaaaaactcaagatcttcacaacttaacatcgcacaggcctttagattagactgaccacaaaaaagacattgatgtcataaaatttctaggagtagttagtcgcagtttaaaatatgtcacttcctgttgccaataggtggcgctatgactataactgaatatgggcatgtcaatctgttcaggtttagagtctcatcaaacatgtgaagtttggggcagattggacattgtatgtctgagttatagcaacttcatttttcatggcgaatcatcaaaattcgccaggccgccatggaaacgcccttcaacgaaaactcaagatcttcacaatttaaaatcgcaaaggcctttagattaggcataccaaatttggtgttgatttgaagaaatctctaggaggagtttgttaaaatacaacacatggaaatgaccaaaattacacaaaatttgctcataatattaaaaataaccgactatctgttgggtttagaattttgctccaagagtcttttttgtaggtattggtgtgttacatatgtgtgccaattttcgtgtatatacgtgaaacatagctggaaggctgttgattttcttagtataggtggcgctgtcgagccattttgccacaccctcttctgaatcttatatcagacgaaaatattcaccaggtttgacgcatgtgcaaagtttcatgactttttgagcatgtttaagccatcaaaaatgcgattcattcgggagaataataataataataataataataaacaaagcagatacaagagggtcctcgcacctcggtgctcgggccctaataagaataatccttataAAATCAATAGGGCTCTGCGCCCCTTCGGGCTTAAGccctaataatccttaggggaacaatagggctcttcgccccttcgggcttgagccctaaatatagctgcaaacaGCGATGCCGGGCCTGAGCTGTCAACGCAACTGCCACCCCGTGGCATcaggaaaactgtgcccagcgggcacatacacagtaaccctctggcacaGTGGTGTCCAACCCTGTTaatggcgatcgactgtcctgcaaagtttagctccaaccctaatcaaacacacctgaagcaagaCAGTTTGACACTTTGCCATGGCAATAATATTATAGCTATTAATAACCCCTCAAATATTTTGTATCAACCGTGTTTTGACATTATTCTGAAGAAGTTtaaagcaaatcgagtaaaaataagatgctgaattcaaagcattttgaaaaagacacacttcctgctgacagttggtggcgctataactttggcTCCTAAAAGTCACATCTATGCGATCAGCACCATACAACGAACAAACCCCTGAAGTTTgataaaaatctaaaattgtatgtggatgttattaggcacttcctgtttctcataTTGCGCGAAAGTTGTTCGGCTCagtgagatctataagtgtatagagtttcatataaatacatgcaagtatgtgtgagctatggttcagtATTTCTGACGTTTTTCCAGGGGGCgtcgtagagcccctgtgccacacccgggtcccagcctctgcggcctcctgatggccgcaggttccaatgtgtgtgccaattttcaagagtttttgagtatgttaaggcccccaaaacccCCCGGaaggttcataaaaataaaaaaaaaaataataaatatagctgcaagcagcgatggcgggctcaagccatcagtgcatcagtgcataatttacatattgtcacatttatgaactttctgtttccttatttggtcatcttccttttcttgttttagttaattgattgatccccacctgtgtccagttccctcattaccttctgtgtgtataaatacccgttctgttcagttcctcctcgtccgtgattgttgaatGTATACTGAATATATGTGTAAATGTGTCAAACCTgatatgttaatgctaaatgtaatcttgtatattgtctgtattctccttcgtcatcagtaaactccttatttgttccagatcctcatctcgcactttgttttacgtttagcactaccatagtttgtaacagaatcacggacctacaACAGTGTAGTTAATTTAGCgccgttttttctttcatttatttatttattttttttctcctctcccagaatggccatcccagcagtccgtctcctatgcctggagcaactggaccgttcgctgaaggaccacaccagggactttttagatctggcgtgccttactcacttccccgaccgctcgctctctaacttcttctacaccggcctgagcgagcggtgtaaggcacgcctaccagcgaacggtccccgagaggatttcgccgcttttgtggagtgggtgctggagaaaaatgaatcttcatttaccatcaccaccgccgaagaggatatctccagccccactcctgacccagagaccagccagccaccatcccgacacacggagccagagcccaccgcagccgcagagcccgagccatccactgacaggaagcaggatctcgagagcgcgactgaccaggtgtgcaagccggcaacaccgtgcatcgtgggagtcctcgtggagatcgagggcgtggaggaaagccctgcccaaactcctgcgactgagggtgagctgtatgcgATCTCGGGAAAAAACATGGAGCAACGTATGGACCTTACGGACTGGTCaatggaggtaatccctaattttcctgtttctccgctggttccgtccagccctgatccccctgtataccctctcagtctcccactcctacctcctccagtcagttcctatgctccatctccgctggttccgccccaccctgaattttctgtttctccgctggttccgcccagctatgaattttctgtttctccgctggttccgcccagccctgaattttctgtttctccgctggttccgtccagctatgaattttctgtttctccgctggttccgcccagccctgaattttctgtttctccactggttccgcccagctatgaattttctgtttctccgctggttccgcccagctctgaattttctgtttctccgctggttccgtccagctatgaattttctgtttctccgctggttccgcccagctctgaatcttctgtgtctccgctggttcagcccagctctgaatcttctgtgtctccgctggttccgcccagctctgaatcttctgtgtctccgctggttccgcccagctctgaatcttctgtgtctcctgtgttccctcccggcctccctctcccacctcctcctggacctggcggtccctctgctccacttccactggttccgtccagccctgatcctcctgtgtttcctcccatccttcctctctctcctcctcctagaccagccagttcctcgtcatccctgctggtgccagtcagtcccgcagctcaccctcagtccgcgccatctgggcgagatggttcgccgctggactgccagtctccagctccgccttggcgcgttaaggccctgtctccgcctccagcctccgagccctggactcctcctcggtccttccacccagcagctccgccttggctcttagctccctcgtctccaacGTGGCCTGGCATCctacctgctccaccgggctccctcgtccctccggctccaccttggtcagtcgtcgaccatccgccgcctcgggactccactcctctggttccacctcgtcactccatccctccggctctgtcagactcctccttccctctggtttcacctccatcctcggtcgctccggctccacagcggtctcccaggaccccgcctccaccttggtcgcctgagccttctgctccaccataggccctccggatcctcgacgtcaccctggctctgtggctgtgctgctccatcttgggctcctcacccaccggtgcagtctccgactgtcggccccctggtgtcgtcgacccctccttcaccatggctcctcccgccgtcgactccaccatggatctccgtcctggctggtctctggtggaccatctggcacCTCCTGCTCCgtgctcctccctggctcctccctccatccactccgccctggtccctacctccatgctccctcgtcacctgctcctggcctgctcctcgcccgcctccagaaaccccaccctccctccgctggtattcctcttgcggtgcgaggatgcaccgttctggga
Above is a window of Carassius carassius chromosome 4, fCarCar2.1, whole genome shotgun sequence DNA encoding:
- the LOC132133218 gene encoding uncharacterized protein LOC132133218, giving the protein MAIPAVRLLCLEQLDRSLKDHTRDFLDLACLTHFPDRSLSNFFYTGLSERCKARLPANGPREDFAAFVEWVLEKNESSFTITTAEEDISSPTPDPETSQPPSRHTEPEPTAAAEPEPSTDRKQDLESATDQVCKPATPCIVGVLVEIEGVEESPAQTPATEGELYAISGKNMEQRMDLTDWSMETSQFLVIPAGASQSRSSPSVRAIWARWFAAGLPVSSSALAR